The Anolis sagrei isolate rAnoSag1 chromosome Y, rAnoSag1.mat, whole genome shotgun sequence genome contains a region encoding:
- the LOC137095670 gene encoding amino acid transporter heavy chain SLC3A2-like — translation MGKAQEVALTSQEPGERLPLLAQAAPPAKIYLSQEEVVLQAGSGPWAGLRKALFGLLGALFGGMLLMAILLLVTMPRPKPALAWWQRASFYHLPKAAFPDSDGDGQGDLGGVRDHLDQLLELPVHGLVLGSIFGGDVANLSHVHPAHGSLGHWQALLRDARKREIRILLEFPVCEEEMDPVAEPNQTKQILKRAMAFWDSEGVHGFLVRKESTHCLEMVLDAWGELDQEIPPVRGEERVLMIWDESEACNISHKVPSRVILTCHIPRSGKNLTSQAIVQRMERILGNPGAPWLSWMVRKAMVASTLSY, via the exons ATGGGCAAAGCCCAAGAAGTGGCCCTCACCTCCCAGGAGCCGGGGGAGCGGCTGCCCTTGCTGGCCCAAGCGGCTCCGCCGGCCAAGATCTACCTGAGCCAGGAGGAAGTGGTGCTGCAGGCCGGTTCTGGCCCGTGGGCCGGCCTCCGCAAGGCCCTCTTTGGCCTCCTGGGGGCGCTCTTTGGCGGCATGCTCCTCATGGCAATCCTGCTGCTGGTGACCATGCCACGGCCAAAGCCAGCTCTGGCTTGGTGGCAGAGGGCCTCCTTCTATCACCTGCCCAAGGCCGCCTTCCCGGACTCCGACGGCGATGGCCAGGGAGACCTGGGAG GTGTGAGGGACCATCTCGACCAGTTGTTGGAGCTGCCCGTCCACGGCCTTGTCTTGGGCTCCATCTTTGGTGGTGATGTTGCCAACCTAAGCCATGTCCATCCTGCCCACGGCTCTTTGGGACACTGGCAAGCGCTTCTGCGTGATGCCCGCAAGAGAG AGATCCGAATACTCCTCGAATTCCCCGTCTGTGAAGAAGAGATGGATCCAGTGGCCGAGCCCAACCAAACAAAACAGATCCTGAag AGAGCAATGGCGTTCTGGGACAGCGAAGGTGTGCATGGATTCCTGGTGAGGAAGGAGTCCACACATTGCCTGGAAATG GTATTGGATGCCTGGGGAGAATTGGACCAGGAGATCCCACCGGTTCGGGGAGAGGAGAG GGTCCTGATGATTTGGGATGAGAGTGAAGCCTGCAACATCTCCCACAAGGTGCCCAGCAGGGTCATCCTCACTTGCCATATTCCGAGATCCGGGAAGAACTTGACCTCCCAGGCCATCGTCCAGCGAATGGAGAGGATTTTGGGTAACCCAGGCGCACCGTGGCTCAGCTGGATGGTGAGGAAGGCgatggttgcatctacactgtcatattaa